The following proteins come from a genomic window of Varunaivibrio sulfuroxidans:
- the thyX gene encoding FAD-dependent thymidylate synthase has protein sequence MDLTPEQRGEIDALRKQNTPTRRVCSPALEEVLYEPVPVLDHGFVRVIDYMGDDGAIVQAARVSYGKGTKKTQNDAGLINYLMRHRHTTPFEMCEIKYHIKMPIFVARQWIRHRTANVNEYSARYSIMDKEFYIPAPDQLAAQSRSNRQGRGDVLQGEEAQRVLDLLRDDAARCYEHYAEMLNEGDDGAALDDNRQGLARELARMNLTLNTYTQWYWKIDLHNLLHFLSLRADGHAQYEIRVYAEAMMETLKRWTPITHDAFVNYRMGGVHVSAKGMDVIRALLNGDEVTAQSAGMSPREWRELMESLGR, from the coding sequence ATGGACCTGACGCCAGAACAAAGGGGCGAAATCGACGCCCTGCGCAAGCAAAATACCCCGACACGTCGGGTCTGCTCCCCGGCGCTGGAGGAGGTGCTGTACGAACCCGTTCCCGTTCTCGATCACGGTTTTGTGCGGGTCATCGACTATATGGGCGATGACGGCGCGATCGTTCAGGCGGCGCGCGTTTCATACGGTAAGGGCACGAAAAAAACCCAGAACGACGCCGGACTGATCAACTATCTGATGCGCCACCGCCACACGACGCCCTTCGAGATGTGCGAAATCAAATACCACATCAAGATGCCGATTTTCGTCGCTCGGCAATGGATTCGCCACCGTACCGCCAACGTCAACGAATATTCGGCGCGCTATTCGATCATGGATAAGGAATTTTACATTCCCGCGCCCGATCAATTGGCGGCGCAATCGCGTAGCAATCGCCAGGGTCGCGGCGACGTTCTTCAAGGCGAAGAAGCTCAGCGCGTCCTCGATCTTTTGCGCGACGACGCCGCGCGGTGTTACGAGCACTACGCCGAGATGCTGAACGAAGGCGACGACGGCGCGGCGCTGGATGACAATCGCCAAGGGTTGGCCCGTGAACTGGCGCGGATGAACCTGACGCTCAATACCTATACCCAATGGTACTGGAAGATCGATCTGCACAATCTTCTACATTTCCTCAGCCTGCGCGCCGACGGCCACGCTCAGTACGAAATTCGGGTTTACGCCGAAGCCATGATGGAAACGCTAAAACGGTGGACGCCGATCACCCATGATGCCTTCGTCAATTATCGGATGGGCGGGGTGCATGTTTCGGCGAAGGGTATGGATGTCATCCGCGCCTTGCTCAACGGTGATGAGGTGACCGCGCAAAGCGCGGGGATGTCGCCAAGAGAATGGCGCGAATTAATGGAAAGTCTTGGACGTTGA
- a CDS encoding SspB family protein, producing the protein MEDDLLRYDRWVEDALRGVIRRGLHFINEHGLPGDHHFYITFRTHAPGVRIPPHLRAQHPEDMTIVLQHQFDGLVVRDDAFEVTLSFGGKPERLTVPFDSVAAFADPSVNFGLQLKIEDDGDDDDLGDGGDDLFIDIDENDNDAATSGAPNDLPFKAAGSKGDKDKPSVGDVSEKDEKSGQVITLDAFRKK; encoded by the coding sequence ATGGAGGACGATCTTCTGCGTTATGATCGTTGGGTTGAAGACGCCTTGCGGGGCGTCATTCGGCGCGGTCTGCATTTTATAAACGAACACGGCCTGCCCGGCGATCACCACTTTTACATTACCTTTCGAACGCATGCGCCGGGGGTCCGTATTCCGCCGCATCTGCGCGCCCAGCACCCCGAAGACATGACCATCGTCCTGCAACATCAATTCGACGGACTGGTGGTGCGCGACGACGCCTTCGAAGTCACCCTCAGTTTCGGCGGCAAGCCCGAACGTTTGACGGTACCTTTCGATTCCGTCGCGGCGTTCGCCGACCCGTCGGTGAATTTCGGGCTTCAGCTTAAAATCGAAGACGATGGCGATGACGACGATCTCGGCGACGGCGGGGACGATCTTTTTATCGACATCGACGAAAACGATAATGACGCCGCCACGTCGGGCGCTCCGAACGATCTCCCCTTCAAGGCTGCGGGATCCAAGGGAGATAAGGACAAGCCGTCGGTCGGCGATGTATCCGAAAAAGACGAAAAAAGCGGCCAAGTCATCACGCTGGACGCCTTTCGTAAAAAATAA
- a CDS encoding fumarate hydratase: MTGNDLHHIFALGPDTTEYRKVDMPDADIDTLHVEGRNILKIAPTVLTDLAAEAMRDTSHLLRPSHLAQLRQILDDDEASQNDRFVALELLKNANISAGGVLPMCQDTGTAIVMGKKGENVWTGGDDVAALSQGVLKAYAQNNLRYSQVAPLDMFSEVNTGNNLPAQIDLYATQGDEYHFMFMAKGGGSANKTFFYQQTKALLNEKSLMAFLDEKVRTLGTAACPPYHLAIVVGGTSAEMNLKTVKLASARYLDGLPTAGNAHGQAFRDPAWEAKVFKMTQNLGIGAQFGGKYFCHDVRVIRLPRHGASCPVGIGVSCSADRQILAKITRDGVFLERLERDPAKYLPDITEGHLDEAVVKIDLTEPMDAIRARLSQYPVKTRVLLSGPIIVARDSAHAKLKERLDAGQGLPQYIKDHCVYYAGPAKTPEGYASGSFGPTTAGRMDTYVEEFQSAGGSLVMLAKGNRSAQVREACKKHGGFYLGSIGGAAAELAYKSIKKIECLEYPELGMEAVWKIEVVDFPAFIIIDDKGNDFFAEYKIG, from the coding sequence ATGACGGGAAACGATCTCCATCACATTTTCGCCCTTGGTCCCGACACCACCGAATATCGCAAAGTCGATATGCCCGACGCGGATATCGACACCCTTCACGTCGAAGGGCGGAATATCCTAAAGATCGCCCCCACCGTGTTGACCGACCTGGCCGCCGAGGCGATGCGCGATACCTCCCACCTCTTAAGACCCTCGCATCTGGCGCAGTTGCGCCAAATTTTGGACGACGACGAGGCGTCACAGAACGATCGTTTCGTCGCCCTGGAATTGCTGAAAAACGCCAACATCTCGGCGGGCGGCGTACTACCGATGTGCCAAGATACCGGCACCGCGATCGTGATGGGCAAAAAAGGCGAAAACGTCTGGACCGGCGGCGATGACGTCGCCGCCCTGTCCCAGGGCGTGCTCAAGGCCTATGCCCAGAACAATCTGCGCTACAGCCAAGTCGCCCCGCTCGACATGTTCTCCGAGGTCAACACCGGCAACAACCTGCCGGCGCAGATCGACCTCTATGCCACCCAGGGCGACGAATACCATTTCATGTTTATGGCCAAGGGCGGCGGCTCGGCCAACAAGACGTTTTTCTATCAACAGACGAAGGCCCTGCTCAACGAAAAGTCCCTGATGGCGTTTCTCGACGAGAAAGTGCGCACCCTGGGCACCGCGGCGTGTCCGCCCTATCATTTGGCGATTGTCGTCGGCGGCACTTCGGCGGAAATGAACCTGAAGACCGTGAAGCTGGCCAGCGCGCGTTATCTGGACGGCCTGCCCACGGCGGGCAATGCCCACGGTCAGGCGTTCCGCGATCCGGCGTGGGAAGCCAAGGTCTTCAAAATGACCCAAAACCTGGGCATCGGAGCGCAGTTCGGCGGCAAGTATTTCTGTCACGATGTCCGCGTCATCCGCCTGCCCCGCCATGGCGCGTCGTGCCCGGTGGGGATTGGGGTGTCGTGCTCCGCCGATCGTCAAATTTTGGCGAAGATTACTCGCGACGGCGTCTTTCTCGAACGCCTGGAGCGCGATCCCGCCAAGTATCTTCCCGACATTACCGAAGGACATCTCGACGAGGCGGTGGTCAAGATCGACCTCACCGAACCGATGGATGCGATCCGCGCGCGCCTCAGTCAATACCCGGTAAAAACCCGGGTGCTGCTGAGCGGGCCGATCATCGTCGCCCGCGATTCGGCCCACGCCAAGCTCAAGGAACGCCTGGATGCCGGTCAGGGCCTGCCCCAGTACATCAAGGATCACTGCGTTTACTACGCCGGCCCGGCGAAGACGCCCGAAGGCTACGCCTCGGGATCGTTCGGTCCGACCACCGCCGGGCGCATGGATACCTATGTCGAGGAATTTCAAAGCGCCGGCGGCTCGTTGGTGATGCTGGCCAAGGGAAACCGTTCGGCGCAGGTCCGTGAGGCCTGTAAGAAACATGGCGGTTTTTATCTGGGCTCGATCGGCGGGGCGGCCGCCGAACTGGCATACAAATCGATCAAGAAGATCGAATGCTTGGAATACCCCGAACTGGGCATGGAGGCGGTCTGGAAGATCGAGGTCGTCGATTTCCCCGCCTTCATTATTATCGACGACAAGGGCAACGATTTTTTCGCCGAATATAAGATCGGCTGA
- a CDS encoding alpha/beta fold hydrolase: MIDFLFTGPPDAALTVVLAHGAGAPMDSPFMAAFAEGIARRGLRCARFEFPYMAQRRTDGKKRPPNPARVLLQTWREAIDELSPASLIIGGKSMGGRIASMLARTLEDEGAPPRGLVCLGYPFHPPGKPEKLRTAHLLNLRTPTLIIQGERDTLGSREDIAEYALSPAIKLKWMADGDHGFKPRKKSGRSEVENWDAALDALAQFALSL, translated from the coding sequence ATGATCGATTTCCTATTCACCGGCCCGCCGGACGCCGCGCTGACGGTCGTCCTCGCCCATGGCGCCGGCGCACCCATGGATAGCCCCTTCATGGCCGCTTTCGCCGAAGGAATCGCCCGGCGTGGGTTGCGGTGTGCGCGGTTCGAATTTCCCTACATGGCGCAGCGCCGCACAGACGGTAAAAAACGTCCGCCCAACCCGGCGCGGGTTCTCTTGCAAACTTGGCGCGAGGCGATCGACGAACTCTCCCCGGCGTCCTTGATCATTGGCGGAAAATCCATGGGTGGGCGCATCGCCTCCATGCTCGCGCGCACATTGGAAGACGAAGGCGCTCCCCCTAGGGGGCTGGTGTGCCTAGGCTACCCCTTCCATCCGCCGGGTAAGCCCGAAAAATTGCGCACCGCGCATCTTCTGAACCTGCGCACGCCGACTCTAATCATCCAAGGCGAAAGGGACACCCTGGGCAGCCGCGAGGATATCGCCGAATACGCCCTGTCTCCGGCGATCAAACTCAAATGGATGGCCGACGGCGATCACGGCTTCAAACCACGCAAGAAATCCGGACGCAGCGAAGTCGAAAATTGGGACGCGGCGTTGGATGCGCTTGCCCAATTCGCCCTATCCCTGTAA
- a CDS encoding LysE family translocator, protein MSLPVPPATLGLFVLTALAIVISPGPDTLIILRATLRAGRSAGLVSVLGVQAGLFVHTLLAVLGVSVLIASSPILFKTLAVAGALYLMGLGVQSFRHGAVIHLDGAGVPLKAHHAFRDALLCNLLNPKVILLFLALFPNFIDLRRGDTGAQLITLAVTLVAINVLWQTPIAFMGEIVRRWLKNPKILLAFNRLTGTILIGFAALLIIDHVL, encoded by the coding sequence ATGTCGCTTCCCGTCCCCCCCGCCACCTTGGGGCTTTTCGTCTTAACCGCCCTGGCCATCGTCATCTCGCCCGGACCGGACACCCTGATCATTCTTCGCGCCACACTAAGAGCGGGGCGCAGCGCGGGGTTGGTCAGCGTGCTCGGCGTGCAGGCCGGATTGTTTGTGCATACCCTGCTCGCCGTGCTTGGGGTTTCCGTTCTCATCGCCTCGTCCCCAATTTTATTCAAAACCCTCGCCGTCGCCGGCGCGCTGTATCTGATGGGACTGGGCGTCCAGAGCTTTCGCCATGGCGCCGTGATCCACCTCGATGGAGCGGGCGTTCCACTCAAGGCCCATCACGCCTTTCGCGACGCCCTATTGTGCAACCTGCTCAATCCTAAGGTGATCTTGCTCTTCCTCGCCCTGTTTCCCAATTTTATCGACCTGCGTCGCGGCGATACCGGAGCCCAGCTAATTACCCTGGCCGTCACCCTGGTGGCGATCAACGTCCTGTGGCAAACACCGATCGCGTTCATGGGCGAGATCGTTCGACGTTGGTTGAAAAACCCCAAAATCCTGTTGGCCTTCAACCGCCTGACGGGTACCATCCTAATCGGTTTCGCGGCGCTGTTGATTATCGATCACGTTTTGTGA
- a CDS encoding TfoX/Sxy family protein codes for MSYSREFRDHVLDLLDSAGSVTPRAMFGGVGLYLDGVFFAIISDDVLYFKVDDDSRKAYISEGMAAFAPFIDRPALRSYYEVPSDLFDDGETLRLWARRAWEAARRSAKPASSSGPQRRRP; via the coding sequence ATGAGCTACAGCCGGGAATTTCGCGATCATGTTCTCGACCTGCTGGACTCCGCCGGCTCCGTCACCCCACGGGCGATGTTCGGCGGCGTCGGGCTATATCTCGACGGCGTATTTTTCGCCATCATTTCCGATGACGTTCTTTACTTCAAGGTCGATGACGATAGCCGCAAGGCCTACATAAGCGAAGGCATGGCGGCCTTCGCCCCATTCATCGACCGCCCGGCGCTGCGCTCGTACTACGAAGTGCCGTCGGACCTGTTCGACGACGGCGAAACCCTGCGCCTGTGGGCGCGGCGCGCATGGGAGGCCGCCCGGCGGTCGGCAAAGCCGGCCTCCTCCTCCGGCCCGCAACGCCGTAGGCCATGA
- a CDS encoding ribbon-helix-helix domain-containing protein, whose product MIEHPTEETPSPTADPHVLRKHSVSIDGHQTSITLENAFWWRFCAIARSKNISLNKLIGEIDHVRTRTHAGNLSSAIRVFVLEQATGEHGLTSSGAARS is encoded by the coding sequence ATGATCGAACACCCCACGGAAGAGACGCCCAGTCCCACGGCCGACCCCCACGTCCTTCGCAAACATTCGGTTTCGATCGACGGCCATCAGACCAGCATTACCCTCGAAAACGCCTTCTGGTGGCGTTTTTGCGCCATCGCACGGTCAAAAAACATCTCCTTGAATAAACTGATCGGTGAAATCGACCACGTTCGCACAAGAACCCACGCCGGGAATTTATCCAGCGCCATTCGGGTATTCGTCCTTGAACAGGCGACCGGCGAACACGGTCTTACGTCTAGCGGGGCGGCGCGCAGCTAA
- a CDS encoding AsmA family protein codes for MSKRILIGVGTFFLLVIGTALLLPRFIDWNAYKNIITEQVRAQTGRTMDIRGDLSVRLLPSPALTMQDVRVRNIEGAHDADMVRLSSLEVNVALLPLFHGEVQVRNVRLVDPVISLESLADGRNNWTLAPAPASPRGGQAPTVAQAPAVAPSGGGAALVDRTPAVRLDNFVIANATIIYRRGAQVRRIDGFNARITMGSLKGPFDSAGDFTYQGKALHYEVSLGKTVADRTLPLNLTVTLPGDGRIQASGAIVGLNEQPRFKGKVKFDGQDAYAVSHALAPSATLPSMLAQPFSLEGEITASAQGVEAPTIALALGTTKAKVGLSLNTGKTTTFKIDIRADQIALDTWLALKPGTPASSGTQTGSDTRTGDSAITGGGGAPIVLAIPNQKTPPSPKASALNGVSGALTLSIDTIAYRDAIVSNTAVQAHLEQGKITLSRLSALLPGAGEISLSGVAAVAGPVRFDGNVSALVNDPRTLASWLGVTLPEGVRRQAHRINLRGQIQATPREITVSGVDMALDRTHIRGGITLALRKRLAFGASVTIDRLDLDGILGDAAVGTGGGVARAKASTPSTGTPGASKPENGALQGLKAWSAMGVLKTFDANARAQVKELIYRGETVRNIFFDGSLVDGALTIRKAGIENVAGASAQISGTLSGFGGILDTKNVSLSVNAADSARFAHLLGVGAGVPPTLGKVAIVGRIDGSVLAPSLDLNVSAAGARLNVNGKASALPVGALFDGEAHFVADDTPNVLRRLSGGFTPSGPLGKTDMRTRVIVSKNVLAFSKIQGQVGGVDLSGQIQVAMEGARPIINGALSSGAIAVPRFLPPSVVKKASLSLFEVLARLDRENARMPIVKAAAGDSGGVAVAAIDPRWSKKPMDLSVLGRFDANLQLTSTALEFEKYRLDNLSAEVSLKDGLVQGKKISGVFFGGPLNATVRLNGAAIPTVSATFSIKDADVNRIVRAVAAKDLANGKLTFDATINSRGGSSADLVSALAGKGAIKLNRLDVKRGGSGSALSGVMGLLATMNQLGGGAADRIADASATFVIAKGVARTDDFALTSGIGDGHAKGTVDLPQWRIDIAGAMAVKPNIVTALLSKRGTGVQTVPFSIKGVLDAPDVTVDTSSLTGKTVLPPALDKVLKKKGLGKILQQLEPAPAPGNAPAQPQQAPANTPIKPKDLLRGILEGVIK; via the coding sequence GTGAGCAAACGCATTCTGATCGGTGTCGGAACTTTTTTTCTCCTTGTGATCGGGACGGCGCTCTTACTTCCCCGGTTTATCGACTGGAACGCGTACAAAAACATCATTACCGAGCAGGTGCGCGCCCAAACCGGACGCACCATGGATATTCGCGGAGACCTGAGCGTTCGACTTTTGCCCTCGCCGGCGTTGACGATGCAGGACGTGCGCGTGCGCAACATTGAGGGGGCGCATGACGCCGACATGGTGCGGTTGTCCTCGCTCGAGGTCAACGTGGCGTTGCTTCCGCTTTTTCACGGCGAAGTGCAGGTTCGCAATGTGCGTTTGGTCGATCCGGTGATCAGTTTGGAAAGTCTGGCGGACGGGCGAAACAACTGGACACTCGCCCCGGCGCCCGCCTCCCCGAGGGGGGGACAGGCGCCGACCGTCGCCCAAGCGCCCGCCGTTGCGCCGTCGGGGGGCGGGGCCGCGCTGGTCGATCGCACGCCTGCGGTGCGCCTGGATAATTTCGTCATCGCCAATGCGACGATCATCTATCGGCGCGGGGCGCAGGTGCGCCGGATTGACGGCTTCAACGCCCGAATAACGATGGGTTCTCTGAAGGGACCGTTCGATAGCGCCGGCGATTTCACCTATCAGGGCAAGGCGTTGCATTACGAGGTTTCGTTGGGCAAAACCGTCGCCGACCGGACGTTGCCGCTTAACCTTACGGTGACGCTTCCGGGCGATGGTCGCATCCAGGCGAGCGGCGCCATCGTCGGTTTAAACGAACAGCCTCGTTTCAAGGGCAAGGTTAAATTCGATGGCCAAGACGCCTACGCCGTTAGCCATGCCTTGGCGCCTTCGGCGACGCTGCCGTCCATGTTGGCGCAGCCCTTTTCCCTGGAGGGCGAGATCACGGCGTCGGCCCAGGGCGTCGAGGCTCCCACGATCGCCCTTGCGCTGGGTACGACGAAGGCTAAGGTTGGGCTTTCGTTGAATACGGGCAAAACCACGACCTTCAAGATAGATATCCGCGCCGACCAGATCGCGCTTGATACGTGGCTGGCTTTGAAGCCGGGAACGCCTGCGTCGTCGGGTACGCAGACAGGGTCGGATACGCGGACAGGCGATTCCGCTATAACCGGGGGGGGTGGCGCGCCGATCGTGCTTGCGATACCCAATCAAAAAACGCCGCCGTCGCCAAAAGCCTCCGCATTGAACGGCGTTTCGGGCGCATTGACCCTAAGCATAGACACGATCGCGTATCGGGACGCCATCGTCTCCAACACCGCTGTGCAGGCGCATCTGGAGCAAGGCAAAATCACCCTGAGTAGGCTTTCGGCGCTGTTGCCAGGGGCCGGCGAGATATCTTTGTCGGGGGTTGCCGCCGTGGCGGGGCCGGTTCGTTTTGATGGTAACGTTTCGGCCCTGGTCAACGATCCGCGTACGTTGGCTTCGTGGCTTGGCGTTACTCTGCCCGAAGGCGTGCGCCGTCAAGCGCACAGAATAAACCTGCGTGGGCAAATCCAGGCGACACCTCGGGAAATTACCGTTTCAGGTGTCGATATGGCGCTGGACCGCACCCACATTCGGGGCGGCATTACACTGGCCTTGCGCAAACGCTTGGCGTTTGGCGCGAGTGTCACCATCGACCGGCTCGATCTCGACGGTATATTGGGGGATGCGGCGGTCGGGACCGGCGGGGGCGTGGCGCGCGCAAAGGCCTCGACCCCAAGCACCGGGACGCCGGGTGCGTCCAAACCGGAGAACGGCGCCCTACAAGGTCTTAAGGCATGGTCCGCGATGGGCGTCTTGAAAACTTTCGACGCCAATGCCAGGGCGCAGGTTAAAGAATTGATTTATCGCGGAGAAACGGTTCGCAACATTTTCTTTGACGGTTCGCTCGTCGATGGCGCGTTGACAATCCGCAAGGCGGGGATCGAGAACGTCGCCGGCGCGTCGGCCCAGATCAGTGGAACATTGTCGGGTTTTGGCGGCATTTTGGACACCAAGAACGTTTCTCTTTCCGTCAATGCGGCGGATAGTGCGCGCTTCGCCCATCTGCTCGGCGTTGGTGCGGGGGTTCCGCCGACGCTGGGCAAAGTGGCGATCGTCGGGCGCATCGACGGTTCGGTGTTGGCGCCGTCCCTCGACCTTAACGTCAGTGCCGCGGGCGCGCGCCTCAATGTCAACGGCAAGGCGTCGGCATTGCCCGTTGGCGCCCTTTTCGATGGAGAGGCGCATTTTGTCGCCGACGATACTCCTAATGTCCTTCGTCGTCTGAGCGGAGGTTTCACGCCGTCGGGACCGCTCGGCAAAACGGATATGCGAACGCGCGTGATCGTGAGCAAGAACGTGCTCGCTTTTTCCAAAATTCAGGGCCAGGTGGGTGGGGTTGATCTCAGCGGTCAAATTCAGGTGGCCATGGAGGGGGCGCGCCCCATCATTAATGGCGCGCTCTCCAGCGGGGCGATCGCCGTGCCGCGTTTCCTGCCGCCCAGTGTGGTGAAAAAAGCGAGCCTTTCCCTGTTCGAGGTCTTGGCGCGCCTCGATCGTGAAAACGCCCGAATGCCGATCGTCAAGGCGGCGGCGGGCGACAGTGGCGGTGTCGCCGTGGCGGCGATAGATCCCAGATGGTCGAAAAAGCCGATGGATTTGAGCGTTCTCGGCCGCTTCGACGCCAATCTTCAACTGACCAGCACGGCGTTGGAATTTGAAAAATACCGTCTCGATAACCTATCGGCCGAGGTATCCTTGAAGGACGGCCTGGTTCAAGGCAAAAAAATATCGGGTGTTTTTTTCGGCGGACCTTTGAATGCGACGGTGCGCCTGAACGGCGCCGCAATTCCCACCGTTTCCGCGACGTTTTCGATAAAGGACGCCGATGTCAATCGCATCGTGCGCGCCGTCGCGGCCAAGGATTTGGCGAACGGAAAGTTGACCTTCGACGCGACGATAAACAGCCGGGGCGGCAGTTCCGCCGATCTGGTTTCGGCGTTGGCGGGCAAGGGGGCGATTAAACTGAATCGCCTGGACGTTAAGAGAGGCGGCAGCGGCAGCGCCCTGTCCGGGGTCATGGGGTTGCTTGCGACGATGAACCAATTGGGCGGTGGCGCGGCCGATCGGATCGCCGACGCCAGCGCCACCTTCGTCATCGCCAAGGGGGTCGCGCGCACCGATGATTTCGCCCTGACGTCCGGGATCGGCGATGGCCACGCCAAGGGGACCGTGGATCTCCCTCAGTGGCGCATCGATATCGCGGGGGCGATGGCGGTCAAGCCGAATATCGTCACCGCTCTGCTCAGCAAGCGCGGAACGGGGGTGCAAACGGTGCCGTTTTCGATCAAGGGGGTGCTGGACGCGCCCGACGTCACGGTGGACACGTCGAGCCTGACGGGCAAGACGGTATTGCCGCCGGCCCTGGACAAGGTTCTGAAGAAAAAGGGTTTGGGTAAGATTCTTCAGCAGCTTGAACCCGCGCCTGCGCCCGGGAATGCTCCGGCGCAGCCTCAACAAGCCCCGGCAAATACGCCGATCAAACCGAAAGATTTGTTGCGGGGAATTCTCGAAGGGGTCATCAAATGA
- a CDS encoding sigma-70 family RNA polymerase sigma factor — translation MDERTRKELVILLPRLRRFALGLTRSLDEADDLVQCACEKAISRFDQWQQGTRLDSWMFRIIQNAHIDVMRARTRKDRVLEPFDNQPEPGHDGAQAMESRMTLRNVRDAILRLPEEQRAVIMLVSVEGYSYKDAAENLGIPVGTLTSRLVRGRTALLNLLDGETQADDALVGIV, via the coding sequence TTGGACGAACGCACACGCAAAGAACTCGTCATCTTGTTGCCGCGCCTGCGCCGCTTCGCCCTGGGCTTGACCAGAAGCTTGGATGAAGCCGACGATTTGGTTCAGTGCGCTTGCGAAAAGGCGATCTCCCGCTTCGATCAATGGCAACAAGGGACTCGATTGGACAGTTGGATGTTTCGAATTATTCAAAACGCACATATCGACGTCATGCGCGCGCGAACGCGCAAGGACCGCGTCTTGGAACCCTTCGACAACCAACCCGAACCGGGACACGACGGCGCCCAGGCCATGGAATCGCGGATGACGCTGAGAAACGTCCGCGACGCTATTTTACGCCTCCCCGAAGAACAAAGAGCCGTCATCATGTTGGTGAGCGTGGAAGGGTATTCCTACAAAGACGCGGCGGAAAATTTGGGCATCCCGGTCGGCACCCTGACCAGCCGCCTGGTCCGCGGACGCACCGCGTTGCTAAACCTTCTCGATGGCGAGACGCAGGCCGACGACGCCCTCGTCGGTATTGTTTGA
- a CDS encoding RT0821/Lpp0805 family surface protein — protein MTEHLDQNTLIAYLDGELDDEAVRAVERRLRLDETARLRLDALQKSAALARIAFNDVLHAPVPERLVDTVNAAPDQGRDGAARRPSPASHAPRTKTHAPTAPDRRPRASWRLALPIAATIVGVMIGVGGGYGVMNWRAGKSQEMANALRQHELLAVDTLRNSALESQVSGRAMTWKSPDATATATITPVRTYQDKNGQFCREYRQQTHLQGKANETYGLACRTPDGQWRPRYLISTPKAGSF, from the coding sequence ATGACAGAGCATCTCGATCAAAACACCCTAATCGCCTACCTTGACGGGGAATTGGACGATGAAGCCGTCCGCGCCGTTGAACGCCGCCTACGCCTCGACGAGACGGCGCGGCTTCGCCTCGACGCCTTGCAAAAAAGCGCGGCGCTGGCGCGCATCGCCTTCAACGACGTCCTTCATGCGCCGGTTCCCGAGCGCCTCGTCGATACCGTCAACGCCGCCCCCGATCAGGGGCGCGACGGCGCTGCGCGAAGGCCATCGCCCGCTTCGCACGCGCCCCGGACCAAAACCCATGCCCCCACCGCCCCGGATCGGCGTCCGCGCGCATCGTGGCGCCTCGCCCTGCCGATCGCAGCGACGATCGTCGGGGTGATGATCGGCGTCGGCGGAGGCTACGGCGTCATGAATTGGCGCGCCGGAAAAAGCCAAGAGATGGCCAACGCCCTGCGTCAACACGAGCTTCTCGCCGTCGATACCCTGCGCAATTCAGCCTTGGAAAGCCAAGTCAGCGGGCGGGCGATGACTTGGAAAAGTCCCGATGCCACCGCCACCGCGACAATCACGCCAGTGCGCACGTACCAAGACAAAAATGGTCAGTTCTGCCGCGAATATCGCCAGCAAACCCACCTTCAAGGCAAGGCGAACGAAACCTACGGTCTCGCTTGCCGCACGCCCGACGGACAGTGGCGCCCGCGCTATCTAATCTCGACGCCGAAGGCCGGAAGTTTTTAA